In a genomic window of Erigeron canadensis isolate Cc75 chromosome 5, C_canadensis_v1, whole genome shotgun sequence:
- the LOC122600210 gene encoding acid beta-fructofuranosidase-like, with the protein MKSKTTSDVENPTQTPLLDADYGYEPSLDATLPSKAQENDQPPSKPVLLIISGLLSIGLVVALIIGNVHIPTIDNNVPLPERRDPVEQGVSDKRFRLPSDASSFSWTEDMLSWQAPAFHFYPGKNWMNDPNGPVFYKGYYHLFYQYSKEAPVWGLIVWGHAVSRDMVRWRHLPIAMEADKWYDVNGVWTGSTTILPNNKLVVLYTGSTNESIQVQNLAYPANPSDPLLVNWIKDPSNPVLVPPKGIGKKDFRDPTTAWLTPDGKWRTVIGSKVNKTGIVLVYDTKDFLSYELKDQWLHEVKGTGMWECVDFYPVSKNEFGLDTGAYGPDVKHVLKASMDDDRCDYYAIGNYSQVAGKWTPDDPQIDVGYGLRYDYGIYYASKTFYDQNKKRRILWSWIKETDSEKSDIKKGWASLMAVPRTVALDPATGSNLLQWPIEELDKLRSNLKEFKDVQLEPGSLVPLNVRAASQLDIMVEFELDKKVSSSLRVGAGTVPYNCGGHGGAGVRDALGPFGLLVLANKNLTEHTPAYFYIAKGVHGDLNTLFCIDQSRSSIAKDVDKSIYGSTVPVLEGEKLKMRILVDRSIVEGYAQGGRTCITSRVYPTEAINDDAQLYLFNNATNVNVTASLKIWQMGISSPNESGWVWLGPSLILLVVFWFVVWTWQNQRRNRS; encoded by the exons ATGAAATCCAAAACAACTTCTGATGTCGAGAACCCGACCCAAACCCCTCTTCTCGATGCAGATTATGGTTATGAGCCATCTCTAGACGCGACTCTACCTTCCAAAGCTCAAGAAAATGACCAACCACCAAGTAAGCCCGTTCTTCTTATAATATCCGGGTTGTTGTCCATTGGCTTGGTGGTGGCCTTGATTATTGGAAATGTGCACATTCCAACAATTGATAACAATGTTCCACTGCCTGAAAGGAGGGATCCAGTCGAACAAGGTGTTTCTGATAAACGATTCAGGTTACCATCCGATGCAAGCTCTTTTTCTTGGACCGAGGATATGTTAAGTTGGCAAGCACCGGCATTCCATTTCTATCCTGGAAAGAATTGGATGAACG ATCCAAATG GTCCAGTATTTTATAAGGGATACTAccatttattttatcaatatagTAAAGAGGCACCAGTATGGGGTCTAATTGTATGGGGTCATGCTGTATCAAGAGACATGGTTCGTTGGAGACACCTTCCAATAGCAATGGAGGCAGACAAATGGTATGATGTAAATGGTGTATGGACCGGGTCAACAACCATCCTTCCAAATAATAAACTTGTTGTACTTTACACCGGGTCAACTAATGAATCCATTCAAGTCCAAAACTTGGCTTACCCTGCCAATCCGTCTGACCCTCTGCTTGTGAACTGGATCAAGGACCCTTCAAACCCGGTCCTGGTCCCACCAAAGGGTATTGGTAAAAAGGACTTTCGTGATCCAACCACGGCCTGGCTCACCCCTGATGGAAAATGGCGGACGGTGATTGGGTCAAAAGTTAATAAAACCGGAATTGTGTTAGTATATGACACCAAAGACTTTCTAAGTTATGAACTTAAAGACCAATGGCTACATGAGGTCAAAGGTACTGGAATGTGGGAGTGTGTTGATTTTTATCCGGTTTCTAAGAATGAGTTTGGGCTTGACACTGGTGCGTATGGGCCTGATGTCAAACATGTGCTTAAAGCAAGCATGGACGATGATAGATGTGATTATTATGCAATTGGAAATTATAGCCAGGTGGCCGGGAAATGGACCCCTGATGATCCCCAAATCGATGTTGGATATGGTTTACGATATGATTATGGGATATACTACGCATCCAAAACATTCTATGaccaaaataaaaagagaaggaTTTTGTGGAGTTGGATCAAAGAGACAGACAGTGAAAAGTCAGATATCAAGAAGGGTTGGGCTTCTCTTATG GCTGTTCCAAGAACGGTTGCACTTGATCCAGCTACGGGTAGCAATTTGCTTCAATGGCCAATTGAAGAGTTGGATAAACTTAGGTCAAATCTTAAAGAGTTCAAAGATGTTCAACTTGAACCTGGCTCACTTGTGCCACTCAACGTGCGAGCGGCATCTCAG ttGGATATAATGGTCGAGTTTGAGTTGGATAAGAAGGTTTCTAGTAGTTTACGCGTAGGAGCTGGTACTGTGCCATATAACTGTGGCGGACATGGTGGAGCTGGCGTGAGAGATGCATTAGGGCCGTTTGGTTTATTAGTTCTTGCAAACAAGAACTTAACTGAACACACGCCTGCTTACTTTTACATTGCCAAAGGCGTCCATGGGGATCTCAATACATTGTTTTGCATTGATCAATCAAG GTCTTCCATTGCAAAAGATGTGGATAAGTCTATTTATGGTAGCACAGTCCCAGTCCTTGAAGgagaaaaactcaaaatgagAATATTG GTGGATCGGTCGATAGTTGAAGGCTATGCACAAGGAGGAAGAACATGCATTACTTCGCGTGTTTATCCAACAGAAGCAATAAACGACGATGCTCAACTATACTTATTCAACAATGCCACTAATGTTAATGTGACAGCTTCTCTCAAGATATGGCAAATGGGT
- the LOC122599363 gene encoding transaldolase — protein sequence MSATLFYTTSLTSSSSILLQDRRKSGFQVRCELFPVTGLNIKKSCSKIRASFTDFSAASPNIGGKTELDALSRYSQAVPDTVVFDDFERFPPTAATVSSALLLGICSLPDTAFKGAVDTALADKACYGLETPNARMTCFVNKALVNVGAELSKLVPGRVSTEVDARLAYDTHAIVGKVENLLQLYNGIGISAERLLFKIPSTWQGIEAARLLESEGIQTHMTFVYSFSQAAAAAQAGASVIQIFVGRLRDWARTHSGDPEIEAALKRGEDPGLALVTKAYNYIHKYGHKSKLMVASIRNKQDVFNVLGVDYIITPLKILQALKDSVTPDDDKYTFVKRLSSESAAAYNFTEEELVKWDQRSFAAAMGPAALELLASGMDGYSNQAMRVEELFGKIWPPPNV from the exons atgtcTGCTACTTTATTCTACACTACTTCACTCACCTCTTCCTCTTCAATCCTTCTTCAG GACAGGAGAAAAAGTGGATTTCAAGTAAGATGTGAGTTATTTCCGGTAACTGGGTTAAATATAAAGAAATCATGTAGTAAAATCCGAGCGTCATTTACTGATTTTTCTGCTGCTTCACCTAACATCG GTGGAAAGACTGAATTAGATGCTTTGTCACGCTATAGTCAAGCTGTTCCGGATACCGTTGTCTTCGATGATTTCGAGAG GTTTCCTCCTACTGCTGCCACTGTTAGTTCAGCTCTTCTATTAGGAATTTGCAGCCTCCCAGATACAGCTTTTAAG GGTGCTGTGGATACTGCATTGGCTGATAAGGCGTGTTATGGTCTAGAGACCCCAAATGCTCGAATGACATGTTTTGTTAATAAG GCTTTAGTAAATGTTGGTGCCGAGCTATCAAAGCTAGTGCCTGGTCGTGTTTCAACTGAAGTGGATGCCCGCCTTGCATATGACACACACGCCATTGTTGGGAAG GTGGAAAACCTGTTGCAATTGTACAACGGTATTGGTATTTCTGCAGAGCGTTTGCTATTCAAAATTCCGTCAACTTGGCAA GGAATCGAGGCAGCAAGATTGTTGGAGTCTGAGGGTATACAAACACACATGACTTTTGTGTACAG CTTTTCTCAAGCTGCGGCTGCTGCTCAAGCTGGTGCTTCTGTTATTCAAATTTTTGTCGGACGCCTTAGG GATTGGGCACGCACCCACAGTGGTGATCCTGAGATAGAAGCTGCTCTTAAAAGAGGAGAAGATCCGGGATTGGCTTTG GTTACAAAAGCTTACAACTATATTCACAAATACGGacataaatcaaaattgatGGTTGCCTCAATCCGCAACAAACAGGATGTGTTCAATGTTTTAGG GGTTGATTATATCATCactcctttgaagatcttgcaGGCTCTTAAAGATTCCGTGACTCCTGATGACGATAAGTATACATTTGTCAAAAGGCTATCCTCAGAATCAGCTGCTGCCTATAACTTTACTGAGGAAGAG CTAGTAAAGTGGGACCAGCGTAGCTTTGCTGCGGCAATGGGGCCTGCAGCATTGGAACTCCTTGCATCTGGGATGGATGGTTATTCCAACCAAGCAATGAGGGTGGAAGAACTTTTTGGAAAGATATGGCCACCACCAAACGTTTGA